Genomic segment of Mycteria americana isolate JAX WOST 10 ecotype Jacksonville Zoo and Gardens chromosome 9, USCA_MyAme_1.0, whole genome shotgun sequence:
CCAGTTTCCAAAACAGAGGGGGACGGGTGAAGAGCAAAACCTGTTGGTGGCATGCttctagatgatctttaaggtcccttccaacccaaatgattctatgattctatagatGGTAGATGTTGCCAGTGGCTTTTTACGGAGCCTCCTCATCAGGGTGGAGCCTGCTTAGAGGGTGTGGTTTTGTCTGGTGTTTGTCATCTAAGGCATGTTGATGTAAGGGGATGCTGACCCGTTGGTGTCAGTGCTTGTATTACACCACCTTCCACAAGCAGATACGTTAAAATGAGACCTCATGCTCTTGTACAATTGCATAGACTTATCCCTTGCTACAGCATGCTCGTGGTTTCTGCTATGCTCTCAGCCTTTTCACCATGTTTCATCATCCTTGTGTGCATTTTCACTGAGCCCTGGTATAAAATCTACCTTACTTTATACTGGATAGAATTCAAGATACAAATTGCAGCTTCTGGAATGGTTTCTTGAAGGACCTTTTGAATTCCATTTTAGTGACTTGCAGGGAATACGAACATATGCAAAAAAGGATGGAAGTGACTGGATTCTTAATGGGAGTAAGGTAAGTGAACAGACATATATGCCACTCATAGGCTTTGGGAACTGAATGCATTTAGACAGTGAAGGATGTACACCACTGTTAGTATCTCCCCCAGTCCTTTCACTTCTGTTTATTTGTGGATTATGTTgtatgggttgggttttttttttcccagttacttttttttttttgcaggactTAAGATATTTCTACTGCTGGCAATTTACAGACCAATTTATGGAAGGGCTTGAGTAGGTTCTTTTTGTAGCTTTTAAATAACCCTATCAAAAGGCCTGTTTTCTCttaaactgggaagaaaaaggggggggaggggggaagtccTGCATAGTATAAGCAGGACCAGGGCTGTTTTTTAGTACTGAGGCTgaacaacaaaatatatatatactacCACTGTGAAATCTTCTGTGGCCTGAGTAAAAACTTGTGTTGCTGCAATGCAAGCTATGGAATGTATATTCAGGAGCCTGCTGGTCATGTTATGAGAAAAAAGCCCAACTGCATCAGATGCTCTGTGTGTGTTGTCAAGCTGTTGCAAAGCTGGCAGCATTAATCTCTTCTTTTGTTGCcataataaaaaagcaagaaggcaGAAATCAAGTGTTCAAATGGAAGTGTGGGttcaatagggttttttttttttagctatgaaATGTCTTAATCTTCTCTCCCCCCTGCCTTCTTTTGTACTCCTGCTGATAACATGGTACTGATAGACACTTCTGGCCTTAGCAGAATTTCAAGTGGTGAGAATGTGTGCAAGCAAATATGTACGTACAGGTGTTTAAAAGGGTACTTGCTCATGCTGCACAGTTGAAGCCAAGCAGGACAGGTAGCTCATTCTTTTTGCTGGAGTTAAGATGGATCATTTTGGCAGGTTGATGCGTCACTTTCTGGGATTATAGTAAGCAGTTGTGACAAGAAGCCATTGATAGTTTTGCATGTTATACCTTGCTAATTTAATTTCTAGAAAAGAGAACCTTTGTGTTCATTTAATATCTACATATTCCTTCTTTATCATGGGACAGACAAAATAAACAGATCTGTGCATTCTTTAACTTCACACTTCTAACCCATGCAATACTTCTCAAACTAATTCCTACTTCAATAGACCTTGTTCCGAAACACTTAATTCAGAAAGCTTAAAGCTTAAAATTCTTCTGGACACTTAAACCTTGCCTTTCAGTTCACCTGTGAAAGTGTTAatgcaagtttttctttttgctgcttgaTGATCTCTTTTAACTTCTATCCACCTAGCTTGTTGCTGTACTCCAAGTTGCATTTTTTTACAGGTATTCATCACTAATGGTTGGATGAGCGATGTAGTGATCGTGGTTGCGGTTACAAACCGGGAGGCCCGATCTCCTGCTCATGGGATCAGTCTTTTTCTGGTGGAAAATGGAACAAAAGGCTTCATCAAAGGACGCAAGCTGAACAAAATTGGCCTGAAAGCTCAAGTGAGTTCATACAACCCTTAACACGTAGTAGACTTGGAGGAGGTCTAAAACCACTTAATGCCTGGCATTAGCGCCAGGCATTAAGTATAAAATGGAGCTGTGGTTCTATTCTAGTTCTTGGGCTTTAGGGCACAAACAATATACATGCAAAGTACGTATGCTGAGTTTGCCTATGGAAGCCTGAAGCATGTGATGTGCAAGGAGAGGTTGAGGAAGCTGGATTTCTTCACTCTGAAGAACCCTGGAAGGACAGGATCTTATTGGTGTCTTTAGCTACCTAATGGTTGGCTGTAGAGATGGTGGAGCCAGATTCATCTTAGAGGAGCACAGCGAAAGGCACAGTGGCAAGGGACAGAAGTTACATTAAGGAAAATTCTAAGTaggtattaagaaaaaaaaaattcaccataaAAGTGATCTGATACTggaacaggggcccagagaggttgtggagccttCATCTTTGGAGCTTTGGAAAGCGTAAGTGGACAAGGCCttcagctgcttgctttgctgGAGCCGCTTTGAGTAGGAGATAAACTAGATGAACTCTGGAGgacccttccaacctaaatgattctatgatttcaagTTGAAGTGTataatagcaagaaaaaaatggggCAAAAGAAGTGGAATGAAGAGATGAGAATGTCAGGCTATAAACTGTTGGATTTAAAATCCTCTTAGGACACAGCAGAACTGTTTTTCGAAGATGTACGGTTGCCAGCCAGTGCCTTGCTTGGAAAAGAGAACAAAGGCTTCTATTATCTGATGGCAGAGCTCCCTCAGGTAAGAGGAATGTGAGTGTTTGCTGTCTGTAGGAAGAACACAGAGACAATTCTTGTCATTGCAAGAATCTGCCTTAGTCTTGAAGATTATGTATTGAGGGGAGCCACCTTGCGCTCAGAATCGGGATGTCTGTAGGCAACACTGTGTTGATACTGCTGCTTTTTAACTGAAGTACACAGTTCCTAGTGTTAAAAGGGCAATTCTTTGGGCATTGGTAAAAATGTTGATATCCTACCAGCTCAAAGCCAGTTCTCTTCTTCAATAGTCGGGTGGTTGATTAACCTGAGCTTAGGGTAGTGTACTTAAAAGAACATACCACAGTTTTCTTGTATACTTCTAGTGTGGAACCACTTTGCTTAGTAAATTAAATATAGCTTGAAGGTCTCTGATGCATTTGGCATTCTCTTTAAAGAAACAAGCAAGCACTGCTGTTCTAGTTCTTCTACCAGTAGAAGCATATTAAAGATATAAGGAACTCTTTCTTTGTCCATATAGCAAAGTAAAGAAATTGTTTAATTGCCAGAATACCTTGCTTTATGACTTAGTTTATGAAGCTTTGGACTTATTTGGGAGGACAAAGAGGCAATGTGGTTTTTCAAAATGTGACTGTGTTTGGTCAAAACTATGTATTTGCCTCATCTGGTAGGAATcatgtttatttaattttatactgTGAGTATGAAACCTGATCAAAGGAAATCTTTTACTGCTTTAAAGGAATAGATGCACTCATGAAGAGGTTCGATGTGATGCATCAGATGATTTCAACGGTGCTAGAAGTAACTGTTCTGTatttagtttctgtttttcagctttacgaggaaggaaaaaacagccagGATTTTTcgcaggttttgtttttctagaggTGTCCTATTGAAATTGTTAAATACAGTTGTTGTTTAAACTGAGCAGTGAAAAACAATAATTGGAACAGAAATCAATGTaaatttttcagtcagtaagaGTCCTGTGGTTGATTTGTAGCTATTTTTTGAGTTGTTGTGGTAGAACATTACCCCGGAAAAGACTTCAAAGTGAGCTTCAGGCAGCAAGGCATTTGTCCCactcattaatttcagtaatgCAGTGTGTCTGGTTTGATATTTAGCGTGACTGCTGTCCCCCTCCCTTAATGAACAACACTGAACATCTGTGTCCCAATTGTGCATCTGATATGGAGAAATGTAGGACTAATTCAAGGGGATTCTGTAATTTGTGTTTCAAAAGGAAAGACTGCTAATTGCTGATATGGCTCTTGCCAGTTGTGAATTCATGTTTGAAGAAACAAGGAATTATGTgaagcaaagaaaagcttttgggaagaCAATTGCACACTTGCAGGTGAGTTTGAACTGAGAGGCTTTGTATACAGATTCTCGTGTGCATTTGCTTCGCATCTGTGTATGTGAAATAGTGAGCAAATGAAAATCACTGGGCTGTTTTCAAAGGACTATTTGCACAGGTTTCACTGTTGGACTGTGGCTGTCTGCCTCCATGCCCATCattcctttttgaaaaacaaaagtaataagagcacccaacaccccaaaaGCCTTAATGTGTGTATTTTACGATTCGGTTAGATacctcccagcagtgctgcttttggAAGTGAAATATGCAGGCAGAAACTATACTGGCTTTTTGCTGCTAATGAAAAATTATCTTGTTGCTCTTAGGCTTGCATTTTACTGTCAGAGGTCCTAATCACAGGGTCTGTTACACCTGCATGTATTTCTATATCTGCCTGGAATCCTACAGACTGCAGAAGAGCTTGGTGCATGTGCAGGTACTGCATTCCTCTGCACATGATGCATTGCAGACAAATGAACTTTGAGGCTGAGGCTGGTGGGGGCTCCTAGGCAGTGACCTTGCTGCCTGAATGCCTGCAGAGGTGTTTGTATTCAGCTTTATGGGTATTGTAACGAGATTCCTCAGCTACCAGCTAGCTGGGTATTTAAGTGGCTGCATATAAAACTCTTGGGTCATTCTCTGTGAGCATACCTCACTCCTGACGGTGGTAGTTAATTGTGTTTTGAGATGTTTATGCCTATGCTCTTTAGTTGCAGTCATAAAACAGATGTTGCTTTCCGCAGTATTGCGATGTCACAATTTTCCTGAAAACCACATTAGCTGTTAGGGCTGAAGCAGACCAAGCTCCTGCATGTTTGGTTTATAGGATAGAAGTGACTCATATGGGTTAGAGGAGTTGGCTGCctctttttagttttttaatatacttttgaaataataataataaaaaaatccatttcaaactCTTGAGACTTCCTTTGTCAAAATCAAATCTTTAGTTGTTGTGAATAGCAGCAGAATTGGGCCCATTAGAGGCTGGAATGCTAGGTATCTTTCAGGAAACTATGatcttcatctgtttttaaagTTAACATTCAGAAATCCATAATTCCAGATGGAATTTAGTATGTGCAGTGTGCAGCTTTAACAAAAGtaatatattttacctttttttcatgTAGGTAAAGGATGCTTCCTAATTGTAGTAGCTCACTGTGCAGGGACtgccaaaataatctttttaggCTAACCCACTATAACCACCACGTGGCCAATAAACTTCATAAAGTAtattatttttgccaaaataatCCATTCTTGCataccttttcagttttctttttgttgctgatgACTAAAATATGCATATAATCAAAAATCCTTTCTAATTAGAGCCCTGCCTTGCCTAATTCATTTAGGCGTGCCACAGTACAGTGTTGGAAATCAAATCTTTTCTTTGTACTAATAGTAGACTGGTCAATTGTATTTATTGTCAAGAGAAGCAAGAAGACTTTGTATATACAATTTTAGAACTGTGAGATCAGAAAAAACTTTTGTTTCTGGGTGGTGGTTTTATCCTCTCCCTACCAGAATTACAAGAAGACAGTCGAATGCTTTCCTGGTCTGGTTTTATATAACCTTGGCAATGGATTTTACCTCTTCTATCTAGAAACTTTTCCAGTGTGACAGAACTCAGTGTTGGAAAACTTTCTGATAGTTAATCTaaaatttcctttggtttttctTGTGTCTCTTTGCATATCACTTGAACTCTGAAGAACTGAATACATAGAAAAATGCATCCAATAGATGATGAAATGTTATTATTAAGTGGGGAAATTAGTGGCTCTACAGAGTGAAAGGACATTCCCCCACAAGGGGGAGCTGAGAGTGACAGAGCACCCGGTGCCTCCTACTCTGCGCTCTCTAGGAATTTGTTTTCTGGCTCTTGGGGTTTTTCTCTTAAGGTCATGTTTTGAGTTGGTTTGAGAAGTAAAGGGCAGTAATTTTCTGTAATAAGGTTGGTAAAGGTATAATTGTATGGAAAGTGAGTTGTCTTCCAATGTACAGAGCCAAAGTTGTCTGAAATGGTAATTTCTAACAGAAATCCTTTCAGAAAATGCTCCATTTTCAACTTCAAATATCACTTAAAAACTGTACtacttctgctctttctttcctctgccttctctatCCACTTCCAAAATAAGACGGTACAGCACAAGTTGGCAGAAATGAAAACGCAGATTTGTGTGGGCCGAGCTTTTATGGACAACTGTTTGCAGCTTCATGCGGATAAACGTCTGGACTCCCCCACAGCTTCTATGGCAAAGTATTGGTATGTGGTTAAAGTAATTTGGAAGTGTTAGTTGCATGATCTTGACAGGAGTCTAATGATAAAAACACTGAACTGTTCAGATctaattaaaagataaaattactGTCTGATTAATAATAACATTGTCAGCTTCTAATAGAGACCACTAGCTTTAACTTTAACCATGTAGTCAACAAAAATCTTAGTTACATTGAAAACCAGTGTTGGTTAAACAGATCAATTTCAAAATAGCATGCTTTTAAAGTAGGCTTCTGTTAATAACAAGATCAGGACTCAGCTTTAGCTTCAAGTAAAAGTGAGTACTTCATTGGTATTTAgacaaacatttacattttactgtAGCAAATTGTTGGGggtgcttttagttttgtttgggtggttttttttaagggggggggttggattttttttttaaaagcataggtTTATTTGAAGCTCGTATGATACTTTTTAGTTAATGTTACTTAGCAATAGCTGTTTGGCACAGCCAGTTTTTGAAGCTATCtggttttgggaagaaaaagttgGCTACAGCTATTGCTGTAACTGAGACTAAACAGTGCTTTCTTTTATTGGCCAGaactcctccctctccccatacTTGGTGGTGTTATCTGTTAACTTAGGTTTAACCAGAGAAAGCTGGATGAGTAGAAGCATCTAAGATAGTGGCACATGAATTTGtatagttttattttgcttgcaaagatgggaggaaaaaaagcacatcagACCTGATCAAATAATTTTATGGAAGATGCACAAGTTTTCAGATtctggacttttaaaaataagtatagaGGAAATGAGCAGAGAATACTAAGGGAATCCAGAGAGGATGTTTACAATGAAAGGAAGGACTTTGATTGAGTGCTATTCCTGGCACTGATTACCTAGAAGTACCAGGTACATAAGCAGAGGCATTCAGTTTTGAGGGGGAGGAAACAACTAGTGTCAGCTCAGATGTAGACTTACTTCCTCAACAAATTTCCCAAAGCAAGGCATTTGAAACTCCCCCACCCTCCCAAATGCTAGTGCCACACTTTGTGGTGGATTTCCCCTTTCCCTAAGGGAGTCCCCGTGGCTCCCTTTCATAAAACTCTTACATGGTCTAGAAAATGCTTGAATGTGGAATTGTTTTATTCCTTACTGTTTCAGGAGACTACCTCCAGTTAATTTGGCTTCAAACCTTTTGTACAGTCAATGACTTGAGTTGAGctatgaagaattttaaaacttaGTTTGTGCATCTTTTTTCTGATATCTAATGAAAGGTCTGTAGGTCTTATTTTTGTGGTGACAGGTTGTATTATGTagctaaattaatttgaaagtatATTTAGGAAAGACAGTTGTGGTAACTCACCGTTGCAGATTTAAAGTTGATATAATAAACTGTAAGGATTTAACTGAACAGGGCAGGGGGGGTTGTTTGGAGACGTTATTCCATGAGAAGCAATTGACTTGAATCGtcattttctttacttctgttgCCACCCTGAAAGTTGTATGTTTAGAAGGTGGTTTTGATGTCTTTCAACTTTAGCTTGAACTTCCAGTGCAGTTAAAATCGTATGGGTTCTTTCGTGTAATTTTCATCGAGTGTTTGAAATACCATCAAGTATGTAGCTTTCCAAAAGCTGAGATATAAGACATCAACTGTAAATGGTGTGTTAGCTGCTATGTTCTAGAGGGAAGGgtcacaaaacaaaatgcttttaaagatttttttttttttcagatcatgAAATAATTGAATATTTTGCAGTGGGCACTCCTGTTTAAGAATTACAGTATTCCTTAGAATTGAAAACTATAAAATCTgttgaggaaaataaattatcccCAGGTGATGGTTATATTCAAAGAGAATCCTGGTGTGTTGCTGTGGGGGGGAAGCCTGTAGTACTGTTAATTTTTATGACACAGCTGGGGATTTGATAAGAAAAGAGACTATATCGACCTACTTCACAAAAGAAATCTCTTGGCCTGTGAGAAAGGTAAACAAGCTtgtctgttttgaaagctttccttctctgaaagcTCTTCCATAAGGAGAACAAATCTTACTGTTCaatttaatgtattaatttcttACCAattgtgcaggaagaaaaaaagtccctCATAAATGATGGCCATTAAAATACTTTATCTTAAGATCAGTTATATAGAGTAAAAAGGTTGGTTATATTTTTGTCTTGCTAACTTATCTGTATCTCTAGTAATGTTTCACAGCATAACATCCTTctaaaaaacaaatttctttttgacCATTTAAGGTCTTCTGATCTCCAAAACAGCATAGCTACTCAGTGTGTGCAACTGCACGGAGGATGGGGGTACATGTGGGAGTATCCAATTGCAAGGTAAGTCTAACATTTCAGACTTGAATGATGAAAGATTACCAGCAAAGTAAAATGAGGCACTTCCTTTAAGTCTACTTGTCAGTTGTTTTGTGTTAGTACTGATTTACTGTTCCTTTTCCCATCATGTTTATTGAAAAGCAATCCACTCTATGGATGTCTGCAGGAAGCCTTTGTTTTGATTCTCCAAATAATTCATAAGCTGTTGAGCAATTATTATCCTATTTTTCACAAAATAGAAGTTGCTTTTCTAGAAGAAAACGTTAATTGAAAAACCAGAGAAGcaatgtacaaataaaaatgagggGAGCTAGTTTGTATGTTTCATCTGAAATTAAACGCATacatatgaaggaaaaaaaccacattggtTGGCCTAAATCTTTTGTAATACCACAAAATAACAAAGTGCCTAATCAAGAGTGTGACTGGCCACATTCAGctttttatacctttttaaatgaaaaagctaaGAGATTTATATAGAGAGAGGAATTTGCCACTCCCAATTTTTTGCTTACTTTATTAATTTAGGGacatgtgtggggttttttttagatttccTTGTACATGTGTgaagatttgtttccttttgtgtaCATGCCATTTGCCACACTAATATAAGTAGagcttttggtgggttttggtgtgtgttttttttaaaaaaagggggtgtAATCTGATAGTAGAAATAGCAAAAACAGGACTGCTGTGCAGTTGTTGTAAGCAGATAacttaaactaatttttttaactgactaGGTTTCGGATTTTTTATTCTAAATACATTAAGAGTatgaaatgttgctttaaaataactttttactgCATGTTTTTAATGAGTGCAACTTTTGAGTGTTCTGCACCCTATCTTAGTAAATAGGAAGGCCAGCAAGCACTGTTCAGGGTGTCCTCGAACCCCTGCTTATCTGTGTGTGCAGTAATTGTCCATACAGGGTTTTATTATCCCCATGGTTCAGCAACATGCATGCTTCCAGAGAATGCCGCATTGCTCCTGGGCTGCTCTCTGTATAATGAAGCAGAATTAAGATGGAAAAGCACACTGTCATCGTCCTGTGTGCTGTCACCAGCTGTGCATGTGCTGGGGTCAGTTCCAGCATGGGGATGGAAATGGTTTGGCTGCGTGCAGCTTCTCGGCTGCTGGCCCAAATGGAGCTGGAGCTGGTGTCAGCAG
This window contains:
- the ACADL gene encoding long-chain specific acyl-CoA dehydrogenase, mitochondrial — protein: MAARLLRLRGLLRAAGPRPFSAQASPLQTEQHGTKRPEPSSAKSLIDIGTRRIFSSDHDIFRESARKFFQEEVLPFHAEWEKEGQVSRELWEKAGQQGLLGVAIAEKHGGIGADILSSAVVWEEQMYVNCTGPGFSLHSDIVMPYIANYGSEEQIKHFIPEMVAGKCIGAIAMTEPGAGSDLQGIRTYAKKDGSDWILNGSKVFITNGWMSDVVIVVAVTNREARSPAHGISLFLVENGTKGFIKGRKLNKIGLKAQDTAELFFEDVRLPASALLGKENKGFYYLMAELPQERLLIADMALASCEFMFEETRNYVKQRKAFGKTIAHLQTVQHKLAEMKTQICVGRAFMDNCLQLHADKRLDSPTASMAKYWSSDLQNSIATQCVQLHGGWGYMWEYPIARAFVDARVQPIYGGTNEIMKELIARDIVSDK